The region CGACAATCCGCTGACCGGCGGTCGGTTCACTGGTCCGGAGGATGTCCAACCGCCCCACGGCTGGCTATCGTTTACGGCGGGTGGCGGATGGGGGATCGTGACGTGCAGCAGGTGCTTATCGCTGGGCGCTACCGCCTGCTGCACACCGTCGGCCGGGGCGGGATGGGTCGGGTCTGGCTCGCCCGCGACGAGATGCTGCACCGGGACGTGGCGGTCAAGGAGATCGTGCCACCGGACTGGATGACCGAGTCCGAACGCGAGGACCTGCGCAGACGCACGCTCCGGGAGGCGCGCACGGCCGCCCGACTGAACCACCCCAACGTCGTACGCGTCTACGACGTCATCCACACCGGCGACACCCCGTGGATAGTGATGGAGTACGTCGCGTCCCGGTCGGTGCAGGAGGTGCTCCAGACCGAGGGACCGTTCCCGCCGCTGCGCGCCGCCGAGATCGGCCGGGAGGTGCTGGCCGCGCTGCGGGCCGCGCACCACGCCGGGGTGCTGCACCGCGACGTCAAGCCGCACAACGTGCTCATCTCCGACGAGGGCCGGGTGGTGCTCACCGACTTCGGACTGGCCACCGTCGACGGTGGCGACGGCGCGATGACCCGGGCCGGCATCGTGCTCGGCTCCCCGCAGTACGTCGCACCGGAGCGCGCCGCCGAGGGCAGGTCCAGCGTCGAGGCCGACCTCTGGTCCCTGGGCGCCACCCTCTACGCCGCGGTGGAGGGCCGCTCGCCGTACGCCCGTTCGACCGCGATGGCGACCCTGACCGCACTGGCGGTGGCCCCACCGGACCGGGCGCGGCGGGCCGGTCCACTCCGTCCGGTGCTGAACGGCCTGCTCCGCCGCGACCCCCGGCAGCGGCTCACCGCCGACGAGGTCGACCGCCTGCTGCGCCGGATCACCGACGCCGGGCCGAGGACGCCGCGCCACCCGCTCGCCCGCCCGCGTCGCCCCGAACCCGCCCGCGAGCCGGCACCGGCGGCACCGGTCGTGCCGGTGGAGACACCACCATCGGCCGGCTCGGCCACCAGCATCGCCTTCAGCACCCCGCCCGGCGTACGGCGTCGGCCCGGCTGGCGGGCGGCGACCGCCGTCACCGCCGGCCTGGTCCTGCTCGCCGCCCTGGGTACCGCACTGACCGTGCAGGCCAGACAGGACGCGGACCGGATGAGCGCGGTCGTGCCGGGTGCGAGCCCGACTCCCCCGTCACCGCCACCACCGGCACCGGCGTTTCCCTGCTCGGCGCGGTCCGACGTCACCACCCGGGTCACCGAGGGCCCACCGCCGTCCGGTGAACGGTACGCGCTGGTGCCGGGCTGGACCTGGTACGGCGACCCGTCCGGGTTCCGGATCGCGGCCCCGATCGGCTGGCGGGTCTTCAACGACGGGCCGGTGGTCTGCTTCCAGGAACCGGACGGCCCACGGGTGCTCAGTGTGGACCCGTCCACCGATCCGACCTCGGACGCGCAGGCGTACTGGCGGGCGGAGGAGGCGCGGCTCACCGACCGGGGCGCGCTGCCCGGTTACTCCCTGGTCAACATCGGACCGCTCGACTTCCACGGGGGTGGGGCCGAGTGGGAGTGTCGATGGACCAACGCCGCCGGCAAGCAGGTGCACACCAACCGGATGCTGTTCCACACCTCGCCGTCGCGCGCGTACACCATCGCCTGGCTGACGCCCGAGTTCGACTGGCAGGTCAATCGGGTCTACCTGCCGATGCTGCGGCTCAGTTTCCGCCCGGCCGGGTAGCCGGTCCCGCCCCACCGGTCAAGTTGGACCGGTCCCGCGTCGTCATCCCGACGTTGTCGACAGATTGCCGGGTCCCGGTGATTGCCTGTGGACGTCGCGTTTGGCAAAGTGATCGCGCTACGTGGGGTGATCCTGGGGAGGACGCACATCATGATGGGACCGTCCCATGCACTGTCCGGCGCCGCCGTCTGGCTCGCCGGTTCCTGGGGGTTGTACCAGTTCGCCGACTACGAGCAGTCGCCGCTGGCGATCGCGGTCGGCACCGCGGTCTGTGCCGGCGGGGCGCTCTTCCCCGACCTCGACATGTCCGGCAAGGTCACCCGCAACCAGGGTGGCGCGACGGTGGCCCGCACCTTCGGCGTGGTGTCGCTCTTCTTCGCCGAGGTGATGGAGAAGATCTCACTCGGTGTCTACCATGCCACCAAGCTGAGCAAGGACCCCGATCGCAAGAACGGGCACCGTACGCTGACCCACACGCTGCCGTTCACCTTCCTGGTCGGCTGGGGCACCACCGCCCTGTGCACCGCGTACGGCAAGTGGGCCGTCATCGGCATCCTGTTCTTCATGATCGGGCTGGCGCTGCGCGGACTGTTCGACGAGTGGGCCAAGAAGGCCGGCTGGGTGATCGTGACCCTGGTGTCGGCGGCGGCGGCGTACTTCACCTTCCTGCACCTGCCCGGTGACCGGGGCTATCCCATGATCGGGTTGGCGGTCGGCGTCGGCTGCTTCGTCCACATCATGGGCGATTTCATCACCAGCGCGGGCGTACCGATCCTCTGGCCGATCCCGATCAAGCGGCGGATGTGGTGGATGATCGGCCTGCCGAACAAGATCGCGGTCGAGGTCGGCGGCAAGGTCGAGACGGTGGTGCTGCGTACCGCCTTCACGGTGGTGTCGCTGCTGGCCGCCCTGGGTCTGGTCGCGCCGACGGTGCTGTCCCGGTTCAACATCGAGGTCTGACCCGAACCCGCCTCGGTCCCGACGTGGAGCGGTCCTGATCGGACCGCTCCGGTCGGTCCGGGTCGGACCGACCGGCGTCGGTACGGGTCAGACCGCTCGACTTCGGTACGGGTCAGACCGCGACCCGCTGGGCCGGCACCGGTACGGTCAGCCCCCAGTGCGCCATCAACTCGGGCGAGTCCACCCTGCTC is a window of Micromonospora sp. NBC_01699 DNA encoding:
- a CDS encoding serine/threonine-protein kinase, which codes for MQQVLIAGRYRLLHTVGRGGMGRVWLARDEMLHRDVAVKEIVPPDWMTESEREDLRRRTLREARTAARLNHPNVVRVYDVIHTGDTPWIVMEYVASRSVQEVLQTEGPFPPLRAAEIGREVLAALRAAHHAGVLHRDVKPHNVLISDEGRVVLTDFGLATVDGGDGAMTRAGIVLGSPQYVAPERAAEGRSSVEADLWSLGATLYAAVEGRSPYARSTAMATLTALAVAPPDRARRAGPLRPVLNGLLRRDPRQRLTADEVDRLLRRITDAGPRTPRHPLARPRRPEPAREPAPAAPVVPVETPPSAGSATSIAFSTPPGVRRRPGWRAATAVTAGLVLLAALGTALTVQARQDADRMSAVVPGASPTPPSPPPPAPAFPCSARSDVTTRVTEGPPPSGERYALVPGWTWYGDPSGFRIAAPIGWRVFNDGPVVCFQEPDGPRVLSVDPSTDPTSDAQAYWRAEEARLTDRGALPGYSLVNIGPLDFHGGGAEWECRWTNAAGKQVHTNRMLFHTSPSRAYTIAWLTPEFDWQVNRVYLPMLRLSFRPAG
- a CDS encoding metal-dependent hydrolase — its product is MMGPSHALSGAAVWLAGSWGLYQFADYEQSPLAIAVGTAVCAGGALFPDLDMSGKVTRNQGGATVARTFGVVSLFFAEVMEKISLGVYHATKLSKDPDRKNGHRTLTHTLPFTFLVGWGTTALCTAYGKWAVIGILFFMIGLALRGLFDEWAKKAGWVIVTLVSAAAAYFTFLHLPGDRGYPMIGLAVGVGCFVHIMGDFITSAGVPILWPIPIKRRMWWMIGLPNKIAVEVGGKVETVVLRTAFTVVSLLAALGLVAPTVLSRFNIEV